In Brassica napus cultivar Da-Ae chromosome A3, Da-Ae, whole genome shotgun sequence, the sequence ACAGAGGGTAAGCCCACCAGATTATCCCCGATTTGTTGCTCCTCATTCAATTGATTTCATTAGCTTTCCGCAATTAGGGTTTCTTTCTCGTGATTCGTACCTTCAATCACTTCAATTCATCTCCTTTTGAAGCTTATTCCGTTTCGATTTCATTCAATTGTTAAATTTGATCGGAAAGTTTCGATCTTTTAATCTGTAGTGTAAGAAAGTGATTTAATTAGGGTTTTATTGTAATTGGGATTGATTCATACACACGTCACTTTAGTTAAGCTCCTAATGAAGTAATCCATAGATAGTGTTTTGATTTGTTATGGTGAATTGTGTAGATATGGAGATGGTCCTGATGGGCGTGAAACGGGACCTAAGCGTCAAAGGATGAGTGCACAAGGTCCTCCAGGGCCATTCTATGGACCTCATCCTGGTTCTGCCTTTATGTATAACCCTTACGGATTCGTTCCTCCTCCTGTTTTCCCTGTGGTTAAACTCCGTGGTCTCCCCTTTGATTGCGCCGAGCGAGATGTTTTGGACTTCTTCGGTGGTTTAGATGTGGTTGATGTCTTGTTTGTTCACAAGAACAATAAGGTTACTGGGGAAGCCTTTTGCGTTCTTGGTTATCCCCTTCAGGTCGATTTTGCGCTCGGTAAGAACAGACAGAACATGGGAAGGAGATACGTGGAGGTTTTCAGGAGTACGAAGCAAGAGTACTATAAGGCTATTGCTAATGAGGTTGCGGAGTCTCGTGTCCACGGTACAGTTACTGATGGTGGAGGAGGTGGAGGGAGCGGTGGAAGAAGTGGTGGTGGTGTGAGTGGTGGTGGACGTTCACCTCGTAGACAGGTGCAGAGGGTTAGACCGAGTGATGATGGGAAAGAGAACGCTGAGCATACGGGTGTAATGAGACTGAGAGGGTTGCCTTTCTCAGCAGGGAAGGAAGACATACTAGACTTCTTCAGAGATTTTGATCTGTCTGAAGACTCTG encodes:
- the LOC111205396 gene encoding heterogeneous nuclear ribonucleoprotein H3-like isoform X2 — its product is MDLILVLPLCITLTDSFLLLFSLWLNSNNKVTGEAFCVLGYPLQVDFALGKNRQNMGRRYVEVFRSTKQEYYKAIANEVAESRVHGTVTDGGGGGGSGGRSGGGVSGGGRSPRRQVQRVRPSDDGKENAEHTGVMRLRGLPFSAGKEDILDFFRDFDLSEDSVHVTVNGEGRPTGDAFVEFRSAEESRAAMVKDRKTLGSRYIELFPSSVEELEEALSRGR
- the LOC111205396 gene encoding heterogeneous nuclear ribonucleoprotein F-like isoform X1, producing the protein MFYRGYGDGPDGRETGPKRQRMSAQGPPGPFYGPHPGSAFMYNPYGFVPPPVFPVVKLRGLPFDCAERDVLDFFGGLDVVDVLFVHKNNKVTGEAFCVLGYPLQVDFALGKNRQNMGRRYVEVFRSTKQEYYKAIANEVAESRVHGTVTDGGGGGGSGGRSGGGVSGGGRSPRRQVQRVRPSDDGKENAEHTGVMRLRGLPFSAGKEDILDFFRDFDLSEDSVHVTVNGEGRPTGDAFVEFRSAEESRAAMVKDRKTLGSRYIELFPSSVEELEEALSRGR